The following proteins are encoded in a genomic region of Leifsonia psychrotolerans:
- a CDS encoding S1C family serine protease, giving the protein MTDNTQEPGTTPEQSGNGVNPEVNAGAPANVSDSAAQAAESAIAAAHAAAAERAAAALAHEAAVEKAAAAQRAAAAAQAAFAASAAPAPPAAPAAASAVPAAPATIPPVSEASSIQAPPAPPAPQVAPPVASAPPVAPPVMPAPTVTAAQPESMAQHAAYQHAAPSAAPSAVPSAVPSAVPSAAPNGSTAAYPTDAFGRPLYASENGSPTEPNQPAPVPARRRRGGMLVAALAIGAIIGGATGAGVVALAGSGNNNSGAASQSQGPANIVVNNTQSVNDVTAVAAKASPSVVTINVTTSSEGGTGSGVILSDDGYILTNTHVVTLDGASADGTVKVTLSDGSIYNAKVIGTDPVSDLAVIKLVDASGLTPISWANSSKLNVGDATVAIGAPLGLSGTVTTGIVSALNRSITVASSAAPTSPDTTTPNKNSTPGPFDYYFDQGNGNAPQQSATASVSLPVIQTDASINPGNSGGPLLNSSGELIGINVAIANASTTSSTGGSIGVGFALTSNLAKRISDELIATGTATHGLLGASVGDASAAASSTTVGALISSVTSGGPAAAAGLQKGDIVTNFNGVPITGATDLTAQVRAVAAGAKSELTYERDGSAKTVSVTLGSLAG; this is encoded by the coding sequence ATGACCGACAACACACAAGAACCCGGCACAACCCCCGAACAATCCGGCAACGGTGTGAACCCGGAGGTCAATGCGGGGGCGCCGGCGAACGTATCGGATTCCGCGGCGCAGGCCGCAGAAAGCGCCATTGCCGCCGCGCATGCTGCGGCAGCGGAAAGAGCTGCCGCGGCGCTGGCTCACGAAGCCGCCGTTGAAAAGGCCGCCGCCGCCCAGCGAGCGGCAGCTGCAGCGCAGGCTGCTTTTGCCGCTTCGGCCGCGCCAGCACCACCAGCCGCACCCGCAGCAGCATCCGCTGTTCCCGCCGCGCCCGCTACGATTCCTCCTGTGTCCGAGGCTTCATCAATTCAAGCCCCGCCCGCTCCGCCGGCCCCACAGGTGGCTCCGCCAGTCGCGTCGGCCCCGCCGGTAGCCCCTCCAGTCATGCCGGCCCCGACGGTTACGGCAGCCCAGCCTGAGTCGATGGCTCAGCACGCTGCGTACCAGCACGCGGCCCCGAGCGCGGCCCCGAGCGCGGTCCCGAGCGCGGTCCCGAGCGCGGTCCCGAGCGCGGCCCCGAATGGATCTACGGCCGCCTATCCCACCGATGCATTCGGTCGCCCGCTCTATGCCTCCGAAAACGGTTCTCCGACCGAACCGAACCAGCCGGCCCCTGTACCCGCGCGTCGCCGACGGGGCGGAATGCTCGTCGCGGCACTGGCCATCGGTGCGATCATCGGCGGCGCAACCGGTGCCGGAGTGGTCGCACTCGCCGGTAGTGGCAACAACAACTCCGGTGCGGCCAGCCAATCGCAGGGTCCCGCGAACATCGTGGTGAACAACACCCAGAGCGTCAACGACGTCACTGCTGTCGCAGCGAAGGCGTCGCCGAGCGTTGTGACGATCAACGTGACGACGTCCTCTGAGGGTGGCACGGGGTCGGGAGTGATACTGAGTGACGACGGCTACATCCTGACCAACACACACGTGGTGACTCTGGATGGAGCCTCGGCCGACGGAACGGTCAAAGTCACCCTGAGCGATGGCTCAATCTACAACGCAAAGGTGATCGGCACCGACCCCGTCTCCGACCTGGCCGTCATCAAGCTGGTTGACGCCTCCGGTCTGACCCCGATCAGCTGGGCGAACTCGAGCAAGCTCAACGTAGGCGACGCGACAGTCGCCATCGGAGCACCCCTAGGTCTCTCGGGCACAGTGACGACGGGAATCGTCAGCGCGCTCAACCGCAGCATTACCGTCGCGTCGTCGGCGGCGCCGACGTCACCGGACACCACAACACCAAACAAGAACAGCACGCCGGGCCCGTTCGATTACTACTTCGATCAGGGCAACGGGAACGCCCCGCAGCAGAGTGCGACAGCAAGCGTGTCGCTGCCCGTGATTCAGACCGACGCGTCGATCAACCCGGGCAACTCCGGTGGGCCGCTGCTGAACAGCAGCGGAGAGTTGATCGGCATCAACGTGGCGATCGCGAATGCGAGCACCACATCGTCCACGGGCGGGAGCATCGGCGTCGGATTCGCGCTTACGTCGAACCTGGCCAAGCGCATTTCTGACGAACTTATCGCCACGGGAACGGCCACCCATGGTCTGCTCGGCGCGAGCGTCGGCGATGCATCAGCCGCGGCGTCGAGCACGACCGTTGGGGCGTTGATCAGCTCAGTGACCTCCGGTGGTCCGGCCGCAGCCGCCGGATTGCAGAAGGGCGACATCGTGACCAACTTCAACGGCGTGCCGATCACCGGGGCGACAGATCTCACTGCTCAGGTGCGTGCCGTAGCAGCCGGCGCGAAGTCGGAACTGACGTACGAACGCGACGGAAGTGCGAAAACCGTCTCGGTCACCCTGGGGTCCCTCGCGGGCTGA
- a CDS encoding sensor histidine kinase yields the protein MMRLPGLSIRARITLGSLAVAAILFSTAAFFFRLEVRSILDQTTSTLLRNDAAPIVTDILGSPTAKVEPPAEGQLAAVIDPTGLVQQSTLPHSLAALTTSLTTLDESPQEVQVGHTIYLVMATPVPTSAGIWVIVTARRQEALALLLDELTSVLVTGTVALVIGFGAASWLLTGAALRPVNRLREEAESLSEVGASARLPVPAGRDEVSRLAHTLNAFIDRLRRGVDREKQVVSDASHELRTPLAVLKTQLELAHLNSGDAPALLKDIDAASQTVERLSRLATNLLELSKLESDQAPPETDWTGLCAEITASVDRARITTGTRELEIAYEITGADPHGHYALSRTNVGQLVDNLITNAMTAIGDTGIVTVTLHRDGEDAHLRVVDTGPGMPAGFIPIAFDRFSRTDGSRASGNGGSGLGLAVVHAIVERAGGTISVRNTGTGLAVEATLPRHLPPD from the coding sequence ATGATGCGACTGCCCGGGCTGTCGATCCGGGCACGCATCACGCTGGGCAGCCTCGCCGTGGCCGCGATCCTGTTCAGTACCGCCGCGTTCTTCTTCCGACTCGAGGTGCGGTCGATTCTCGATCAAACCACCTCGACCCTCCTGCGGAACGATGCGGCCCCGATCGTCACCGACATCCTCGGCTCCCCGACGGCGAAAGTCGAGCCGCCGGCCGAGGGCCAGTTGGCCGCGGTCATCGACCCAACCGGACTTGTCCAGCAGTCGACACTCCCCCACAGCCTGGCCGCGCTCACGACGTCGTTGACGACCCTGGATGAGAGCCCTCAAGAAGTTCAGGTCGGTCATACCATCTACCTGGTGATGGCCACGCCCGTTCCGACGTCGGCGGGAATCTGGGTCATCGTGACGGCGCGCCGACAAGAGGCTCTTGCCCTGTTGCTCGACGAACTCACCAGCGTGCTCGTGACCGGCACGGTGGCACTCGTGATCGGCTTCGGCGCTGCGTCCTGGTTACTCACCGGCGCCGCTCTCCGCCCCGTCAACCGGCTGCGGGAGGAAGCGGAGAGCCTCAGCGAGGTCGGGGCCTCGGCCCGGCTGCCGGTTCCCGCCGGTCGCGACGAAGTGAGCCGGCTGGCACACACCCTCAACGCGTTTATCGACCGCCTACGGCGCGGCGTCGATCGTGAGAAGCAGGTCGTCTCGGATGCGAGCCATGAGCTGCGTACGCCCCTCGCCGTCTTGAAAACACAGTTGGAGCTTGCGCATCTCAATTCTGGCGATGCCCCCGCGCTGCTGAAAGACATCGACGCGGCCTCACAGACTGTCGAGCGACTCTCCCGGCTGGCCACCAACCTGCTTGAACTGTCCAAGCTCGAAAGCGACCAGGCCCCACCCGAAACCGACTGGACCGGCCTGTGCGCTGAGATCACGGCATCCGTCGATCGCGCCCGTATCACCACGGGCACACGCGAGTTGGAAATCGCCTACGAGATCACCGGCGCCGACCCGCACGGTCACTACGCGCTCTCGCGCACGAATGTTGGCCAACTCGTGGACAATCTGATTACAAACGCGATGACGGCCATCGGCGATACGGGCATCGTGACGGTCACACTGCACCGTGACGGGGAGGACGCCCATCTGCGCGTCGTCGATACCGGGCCGGGCATGCCCGCCGGGTTTATTCCGATTGCCTTTGACCGCTTCTCTCGCACCGACGGATCCCGAGCGAGCGGGAACGGCGGGTCGGGCTTGGGTCTGGCCGTCGTGCACGCCATTGTTGAGCGGGCGGGGGGCACCATCTCGGTGCGAAATACCGGCACCGGATTAGCGGTGGAGGCAACACTTCCGCGACACCTCCCTCCGGACTGA
- a CDS encoding HNH endonuclease signature motif containing protein, producing MSITSPPPVSASEPTPASGASAPTAAMVLAAVEQARSVLAVLGTVGPDRFTDDDLLGVLGAFEGVGRLVDAGRVAVAATVEERSGRWLGRDSLAAKRGCTSGIDLITRITRISGREAKRRSALGLRMRDTQHVGTIIPALFPTVGAAVASGLLGVDAAEVIMSGLAEISPRVAPDDLAAAERALVGAATGTITAENEGEPGAGFAFSADSMRVQMLQWQAALDPDGVAPNEVEGEATSTISFGRFKDGVYPVRGGVTPDLYGIMNLTFDAFIAAHKTPAFPTAAEQARDQARDNRAEHDDRAEHDDRAEQDAHDGPDGHDLNDERDREYDDRDHERDDHDRDHDHDHDGHDHDHDHDHDDHGQGSASAEAPLPGSAGHEFDDVDTRTAGEKRADILRGMFTQLAQADGTPSIGGAPPTVVVHVNVNDIEAGRGVGWIDGVDAPISLRTVDQMMCAGGTQTVLFGPNGEVLTLTDPQRLFNRAQRRAILARDGGCGVPGCDAPTQWLEFHHVIPWSKGGITEVDNGVALCWRHHHTIETSGWEILMVNGRPQVKAPAWIDPSRTWRDANRHRTDTHRTD from the coding sequence ATGTCAATCACCTCCCCACCCCCCGTCTCCGCCTCGGAGCCGACACCCGCCTCGGGTGCGTCGGCACCGACCGCGGCCATGGTGCTGGCGGCGGTCGAACAGGCCCGCTCGGTTCTGGCAGTGCTCGGCACCGTCGGCCCCGACCGGTTCACCGACGACGACCTCCTCGGGGTGCTCGGTGCGTTCGAAGGTGTGGGCCGGCTGGTTGATGCCGGCCGGGTGGCTGTGGCGGCGACGGTCGAGGAACGCTCCGGCCGGTGGCTGGGCCGTGACTCCCTGGCGGCGAAGCGGGGCTGCACCAGTGGCATCGACCTGATCACCCGGATCACCCGCATTTCCGGCCGTGAAGCGAAACGGCGTAGCGCCCTCGGCCTGCGGATGCGCGACACGCAACACGTCGGCACGATCATCCCCGCACTGTTCCCCACGGTCGGTGCCGCGGTCGCTTCGGGGTTGCTGGGGGTGGATGCGGCGGAGGTGATCATGTCCGGTCTGGCCGAGATCTCCCCGCGCGTCGCCCCCGATGACCTCGCGGCTGCGGAACGCGCTCTGGTGGGAGCGGCGACGGGCACGATCACGGCCGAGAATGAGGGTGAGCCGGGCGCGGGCTTTGCGTTCTCGGCGGACTCGATGCGGGTGCAGATGTTGCAGTGGCAGGCGGCGCTGGACCCCGACGGGGTGGCACCGAACGAGGTCGAGGGTGAGGCGACGAGCACGATCAGTTTCGGCCGCTTCAAAGACGGTGTGTATCCGGTGCGAGGCGGTGTGACTCCCGATCTGTACGGAATCATGAACCTCACCTTCGACGCCTTCATCGCCGCCCACAAAACCCCCGCGTTCCCCACCGCCGCCGAGCAAGCCCGCGACCAGGCACGCGACAACCGCGCCGAGCACGACGACCGTGCCGAGCACGACGACCGTGCCGAGCAGGATGCCCACGACGGTCCCGACGGACACGACTTGAACGACGAGCGCGACCGCGAGTACGACGACCGTGACCACGAACGCGATGACCACGACCGCGACCACGACCACGACCACGACGGCCACGACCACGACCACGACCACGACCATGACGACCACGGTCAGGGTTCAGCCTCGGCCGAGGCTCCTCTTCCCGGGTCGGCCGGGCACGAGTTCGATGACGTCGACACCCGTACCGCCGGTGAGAAGCGGGCCGATATTCTGCGCGGCATGTTCACCCAGTTGGCCCAGGCCGACGGCACTCCCAGCATTGGTGGTGCACCGCCGACGGTGGTGGTGCATGTGAACGTGAACGATATTGAAGCCGGTCGCGGTGTCGGCTGGATCGACGGCGTCGACGCCCCCATCTCGCTTCGCACGGTGGATCAGATGATGTGTGCCGGAGGCACCCAAACGGTTCTGTTCGGTCCGAACGGTGAGGTTCTGACGCTGACCGATCCGCAACGACTGTTCAACCGTGCCCAACGCCGGGCGATCCTCGCCCGCGACGGCGGCTGCGGCGTTCCCGGCTGCGATGCACCCACACAGTGGCTCGAGTTTCATCACGTGATCCCCTGGAGCAAAGGCGGCATTACCGAGGTCGACAATGGTGTGGCGTTGTGTTGGCGACATCATCACACCATCGAAACGTCCGGCTGGGAGATCCTCATGGTCAACGGCCGACCCCAGGTGAAAGCCCCGGCCTGGATCGACCCGAGCCGCACCTGGCGCGACGCCAACCGCCACCGCACCGACACCCACCGCACCGACTGA
- a CDS encoding carbon-nitrogen hydrolase family protein has translation MVESAVSQSFSPLGVAVAQFQPGIDEVENLVTMRRLAGVARDRGARLVVFPEYSAYFEPALGPGCVQAAQPLDGSFVQALAALAEELQLCVVAGMLEQVADATRFSNTLVAVSPTGELVARYRKLHLYDAFGDTESKWVVAGEIEQPETFDVDGLTIGLQTCYDIRFPEVTRRLVDAGADVVLVPAEWVRGPLKEHHWRTLVTARALENTIYVAAADHAPPVGVGNSMVVDPMGVELVTIGETTDVAIAWVSRERINAVRAINPALELRRFRVAPVGE, from the coding sequence ATGGTCGAATCCGCTGTGTCGCAGTCCTTTTCCCCGCTTGGCGTTGCTGTCGCACAGTTTCAGCCGGGTATCGATGAAGTCGAGAATCTGGTCACAATGCGTCGACTCGCGGGCGTTGCGAGGGATCGGGGCGCTCGGCTTGTGGTCTTTCCGGAATATTCGGCCTACTTCGAGCCGGCCCTTGGTCCGGGCTGTGTGCAGGCGGCGCAACCCCTCGACGGCAGCTTTGTCCAGGCTCTGGCGGCGCTCGCCGAGGAACTCCAGCTCTGTGTGGTCGCCGGAATGCTGGAGCAGGTGGCCGACGCAACGCGCTTCTCGAACACGCTCGTCGCCGTGTCGCCGACCGGTGAGCTCGTGGCACGCTATCGCAAACTGCACCTCTACGATGCGTTCGGCGACACGGAGTCGAAATGGGTGGTCGCAGGCGAAATCGAGCAGCCTGAGACGTTTGACGTCGATGGCCTGACGATTGGTTTGCAGACCTGCTACGACATCCGTTTTCCCGAAGTCACGCGACGCCTCGTCGACGCCGGTGCCGACGTCGTGCTGGTTCCCGCCGAGTGGGTGCGGGGCCCGCTGAAGGAGCACCACTGGCGCACTCTGGTCACGGCGCGCGCGCTCGAGAACACCATTTACGTTGCGGCAGCCGACCATGCGCCGCCGGTCGGCGTCGGCAACAGCATGGTGGTCGACCCGATGGGCGTCGAGTTGGTCACCATTGGCGAGACGACGGATGTCGCTATTGCGTGGGTCTCGCGCGAGCGGATCAACGCGGTACGAGCGATCAATCCGGCGCTCGAATTGCGCCGGTTTCGAGTCGCCCCTGTCGGTGAGTGA
- a CDS encoding CDP-alcohol phosphatidyltransferase family protein — MQPESPAYSRPRSIDELRRITQPPEVRLRDNAEHWTASLYLRDLSPYLTWMLLKTRISANGVTGLMILVGWSTAAALLIPGIWGAVLALLLSQLQMLVDCSDGEVARWRKTSSPAGVFLDKVGHYTTEALIPIAFGIRVAAYPFEAPADFLWTTLALLLALLIVLNKALNDMVHVARANAGLVKLADTQGEKAPTSSLLARARRFARFVPFHRLYHSVEMTIVIFASALVGLFLGQPLVDRIVVIVLVPLAFLALVGHFVAIMASKRVRS, encoded by the coding sequence ATGCAGCCAGAATCACCGGCCTACTCCCGTCCCCGCTCAATTGATGAACTTCGCCGTATCACTCAGCCTCCCGAAGTGCGGCTGCGCGACAACGCCGAGCATTGGACGGCCTCGCTCTACCTGCGCGACCTCTCTCCATACCTCACCTGGATGCTGCTGAAGACGCGCATCTCGGCGAACGGTGTCACCGGACTGATGATCTTGGTCGGCTGGTCGACCGCTGCCGCACTACTCATTCCCGGTATCTGGGGTGCGGTTCTCGCCCTTCTGCTCAGCCAGTTGCAGATGCTGGTCGACTGCTCCGACGGCGAGGTTGCCCGCTGGCGCAAGACCTCGTCTCCGGCCGGGGTATTCCTCGACAAGGTGGGCCATTACACAACCGAGGCTCTCATTCCGATCGCGTTCGGAATCCGTGTCGCCGCCTACCCGTTCGAGGCACCCGCCGACTTCCTCTGGACGACGCTGGCGCTGCTTCTGGCCCTGCTGATCGTACTGAACAAGGCGCTCAACGACATGGTGCATGTGGCCCGGGCCAACGCCGGCCTGGTGAAGCTCGCCGATACCCAGGGAGAGAAGGCGCCAACTTCGAGTCTGCTCGCGCGCGCACGCCGCTTCGCCCGGTTCGTGCCGTTCCACCGCCTCTACCACTCGGTTGAGATGACAATCGTGATCTTCGCCTCAGCGCTGGTGGGGCTTTTCCTGGGGCAGCCGCTCGTCGATCGAATCGTAGTGATTGTTCTCGTGCCACTCGCCTTCCTCGCGCTCGTCGGCCATTTCGTTGCGATCATGGCTTCCAAGCGTGTCCGTTCCTAG
- a CDS encoding response regulator transcription factor has translation MRILVVEDDEQMGALIERGLVADGYDVLRLSNGMDALIAVAHEDFGLAAIDVMLPQMSGFEVCRRIRETGSTMPVILLTARDTVEDRVFGLDSGADDYLTKPFAFAELTARVRALLRRQSMGTPLTLELGRLVLDSRDLRVSVAGHTISMSPKEFSLLRLLCSRAGAVVDRTTILEEIWDGTLHIDPNIVDQYISYLRRKIDSVAAGIRIVTVRGTGYTVELTE, from the coding sequence ATGAGAATCCTGGTGGTTGAGGATGATGAGCAGATGGGAGCGCTGATTGAACGCGGGCTCGTTGCAGACGGGTATGACGTGCTGCGTCTCTCCAACGGAATGGATGCCCTGATCGCCGTCGCGCACGAGGACTTCGGCCTGGCCGCTATTGACGTGATGCTGCCGCAGATGTCGGGTTTTGAGGTGTGTCGGCGCATCCGCGAAACCGGAAGCACCATGCCGGTGATCCTGCTCACCGCACGGGACACCGTCGAAGACCGTGTGTTCGGTCTCGATAGCGGCGCCGACGACTACCTGACCAAGCCGTTCGCCTTCGCCGAACTCACCGCCCGCGTGCGTGCACTGCTGCGACGCCAATCAATGGGCACTCCGCTCACGCTCGAATTGGGTCGCCTCGTGCTGGACTCCCGTGACCTGCGCGTGAGCGTCGCGGGCCACACGATTTCGATGAGTCCCAAGGAGTTCTCACTACTGCGACTGCTCTGCAGCCGTGCCGGCGCCGTCGTCGACCGCACCACAATTCTCGAAGAGATCTGGGATGGCACGCTGCACATCGACCCGAACATCGTCGATCAGTACATCAGCTATTTGCGACGCAAGATCGATTCTGTGGCGGCCGGGATTCGCATCGTGACGGTGCGAGGCACTGGGTACACGGTGGAGCTGACGGAATGA
- a CDS encoding aminotransferase class I/II-fold pyridoxal phosphate-dependent enzyme: MTIPAPWQRAARGAGLLSPDGGVAASIFAQMSALAVRTGSINLGQGFPDEDGPAPVLEAARQAISDGVNQYPPGRGDPVLLAAIARHQSRFYGLTVDPSSEILVTAGATEALAATLLALVSPGDEVVTFEPFYDAYGGLIGLADGVHRTVLLHAPDFQPRPEDLRAAITDRTRLILVNNPHNPTGSVFNDATLALIVELATRHDALIVTDEVYEHLIFSGATHTPIAGLPGARERTITISSAGKTFNTTGWKIGWLTAPAELVTAIITVKQFLSYVNGAPFQPAIARGLDLPDEFYQDLATDLQAKRDLLAAGLTAAGFGVTLPQGSYFIVADVAPLGYADGVAFCQALPELAGVVAVPLSAFTSPANRHHFSSLVRFAYCKRSAVLEQAVAQLAGIRRL, translated from the coding sequence ATGACCATTCCCGCCCCCTGGCAGCGCGCCGCACGTGGCGCCGGACTCCTCTCCCCCGACGGCGGTGTGGCCGCCAGCATCTTCGCGCAGATGAGCGCGCTCGCGGTGCGCACCGGTTCAATCAACCTGGGTCAGGGGTTTCCCGACGAAGACGGCCCGGCTCCGGTGCTTGAGGCGGCACGCCAGGCCATCAGCGACGGTGTGAACCAGTACCCACCCGGGCGTGGCGACCCTGTTCTGTTGGCTGCAATCGCACGGCACCAGTCGCGCTTCTACGGTCTGACCGTTGATCCGTCCAGCGAGATTCTCGTCACGGCCGGCGCCACCGAAGCACTTGCTGCAACACTTCTCGCGTTGGTATCACCCGGCGACGAGGTCGTCACATTCGAGCCGTTCTACGACGCCTATGGCGGACTGATTGGCCTCGCCGACGGGGTGCACCGCACAGTACTGCTGCACGCCCCCGATTTTCAGCCACGCCCCGAAGATCTGCGGGCCGCAATCACTGACCGCACCCGCCTCATCCTTGTCAACAACCCTCACAATCCAACCGGAAGCGTCTTCAATGACGCGACCTTGGCGCTGATCGTGGAGCTCGCGACCCGACACGACGCTCTGATCGTGACCGACGAGGTGTATGAGCATCTGATCTTTAGCGGCGCCACCCACACCCCGATTGCCGGTCTGCCCGGTGCCCGAGAACGCACCATCACGATCTCGTCGGCAGGCAAGACATTCAACACCACGGGATGGAAGATCGGCTGGCTCACTGCTCCTGCCGAGTTGGTCACCGCCATCATCACTGTGAAACAGTTCCTCAGCTATGTGAATGGTGCCCCCTTTCAACCAGCCATCGCCCGTGGGCTAGACCTGCCTGATGAGTTTTACCAGGACCTCGCCACCGATCTCCAGGCCAAACGCGATCTGCTCGCTGCAGGACTGACCGCCGCGGGGTTTGGCGTCACGCTCCCCCAGGGCAGCTATTTCATCGTGGCGGATGTCGCGCCGCTCGGTTATGCGGACGGCGTCGCATTCTGCCAGGCGCTTCCCGAGTTGGCCGGCGTTGTCGCTGTGCCTCTCTCAGCGTTCACGTCGCCGGCGAATCGGCACCACTTCAGCTCGCTTGTACGATTCGCCTACTGCAAAAGGAGCGCGGTGCTCGAACAGGCCGTCGCCCAGTTGGCGGGCATCAGGCGGCTCTAA
- a CDS encoding glycosyltransferase family 2 protein, whose translation MLPTVGVVVLTQGTRPDDLDRGLRSILAQRGVQLDVVCVGNGWEPTGLPGGVATLGLPTNLGIPAGRNRGVSLVTGEYLFFLDDDASIPDPNFLRDAVAIVRSDPSIGLVQPRVVDPSGLTPPKRWIPRIRKGEATHSSAVFSVWEGAVLLPRSVFDATGGWAEPFFYAHEGIELAWRVWDQGLRAWYAGNLEAHHPVILPTRHAAYYRLNARNRVWLARRNLPAPFVPLYVGSWTAIQMLRWARNRPALSAWFGGWREGWTHDPGERRPLSARTIWRMTLAGRPPIV comes from the coding sequence ATGCTGCCGACTGTCGGCGTCGTCGTGCTCACCCAGGGAACCCGGCCAGACGACCTTGATCGCGGGCTCCGAAGCATCCTGGCGCAGCGGGGCGTGCAACTCGACGTGGTCTGCGTGGGCAACGGCTGGGAACCGACTGGACTGCCGGGCGGCGTCGCTACCCTCGGCCTCCCGACGAACCTCGGCATTCCGGCTGGCCGAAACCGTGGTGTCTCGCTCGTGACGGGGGAATACCTCTTCTTTCTCGACGACGATGCCAGCATTCCCGACCCGAATTTTCTGCGGGATGCCGTCGCCATCGTGCGTTCAGACCCATCGATCGGTCTCGTGCAGCCGCGCGTGGTTGACCCGAGCGGTTTGACCCCGCCGAAGCGCTGGATTCCGCGCATTCGCAAGGGGGAGGCTACGCACTCCAGCGCCGTTTTCTCAGTCTGGGAGGGCGCCGTTCTGCTGCCTCGTTCCGTCTTTGACGCGACAGGCGGCTGGGCCGAGCCATTTTTCTATGCACACGAAGGTATCGAGCTGGCCTGGCGGGTCTGGGATCAGGGCCTCCGCGCCTGGTATGCCGGCAATCTTGAAGCTCACCACCCCGTGATTTTGCCCACGCGACATGCGGCGTATTACAGGCTGAATGCGCGCAACCGCGTCTGGCTGGCGCGCCGCAATCTTCCGGCTCCGTTCGTGCCGCTCTACGTCGGGTCGTGGACGGCCATTCAGATGTTGCGGTGGGCGCGAAATCGGCCGGCATTGTCGGCCTGGTTCGGCGGCTGGCGCGAAGGCTGGACGCACGACCCGGGGGAGCGGAGGCCGCTGTCGGCCCGCACAATCTGGCGCATGACATTGGCCGGGCGGCCACCGATCG
- a CDS encoding glycosyltransferase family 2 protein, with product MANLEHRPGDEPLIGVSYVMPVLNEVSHVRAAVDSLLQQDYDGPFDVTLALGPSIDGTTELVAEMAAVDPRIRVVPNDIGSTPAGLNIAIHASSFPVIIRVDAHSVLPSDYARIAVATLERTGAANVGGIMDAQGELPFQKAVARAYGSRVGLGGTPFHIGGAEGEADTVYLGCFRRSSITAVGLFDESIKRGQDWELNRRLRESGETVWFTPDLKVLYRPRPSVARLARQMLSTGLWRGELARRFPAANGLRYFIPPATVVGTALGLVLGIVGIVVAVLGGTPWLLLGFVAPAVYLLFVIAATILVTRPDGFRAALWFLIVLPCIHFCWGSGFVLGYLKLTSNITAHTGR from the coding sequence ATGGCTAACCTCGAGCACCGACCCGGCGACGAACCCTTGATTGGCGTCTCCTATGTGATGCCGGTGCTGAACGAAGTGAGCCACGTGCGAGCCGCTGTCGATAGCTTGCTGCAGCAGGACTACGACGGTCCGTTCGACGTGACTCTCGCACTCGGGCCGAGCATAGATGGCACGACAGAGCTTGTGGCGGAGATGGCCGCGGTCGATCCGCGCATCCGCGTTGTGCCCAACGACATCGGCTCGACACCGGCCGGTCTGAACATCGCGATTCACGCGTCATCGTTCCCGGTGATCATTCGGGTGGATGCCCACTCGGTACTTCCCTCAGACTATGCTCGCATCGCTGTGGCCACGTTGGAACGCACGGGTGCCGCCAATGTCGGCGGCATCATGGACGCGCAGGGAGAACTGCCGTTCCAGAAAGCCGTCGCCCGTGCTTACGGTTCGCGCGTCGGGCTGGGCGGAACACCCTTCCACATCGGTGGGGCAGAGGGGGAGGCCGACACGGTCTACCTCGGTTGCTTCCGCCGCTCGAGCATCACCGCGGTCGGTCTCTTCGACGAGAGCATCAAACGTGGTCAGGATTGGGAACTGAACCGTCGCCTGCGCGAATCCGGGGAAACCGTCTGGTTTACTCCCGACTTGAAAGTGCTCTACCGTCCGCGACCCAGCGTGGCCAGGCTGGCCCGGCAGATGCTGTCGACCGGACTCTGGCGCGGCGAACTCGCCCGACGTTTTCCCGCTGCCAATGGGCTGCGCTACTTTATACCGCCGGCGACGGTTGTCGGCACCGCTCTCGGACTGGTGCTCGGAATCGTCGGAATTGTAGTGGCCGTGCTCGGTGGGACCCCGTGGCTTCTTCTCGGATTCGTCGCCCCCGCCGTGTACCTGCTCTTCGTGATCGCCGCCACAATCCTCGTGACCCGCCCGGACGGTTTTCGTGCAGCGCTCTGGTTTCTCATAGTCTTGCCCTGCATTCATTTTTGCTGGGGAAGCGGCTTCGTTCTCGGCTATCTGAAGCTGACCAGCAACATTACTGCTCACACGGGAAGATAA